In Tachysurus vachellii isolate PV-2020 chromosome 10, HZAU_Pvac_v1, whole genome shotgun sequence, the following proteins share a genomic window:
- the prph2la gene encoding photoreceptor outer segment membrane glycoprotein 2 has product MAVLRVRFTKAQRDRLAQVLWLLNWISVVTGLILFSLGLFLKVEINKRRELMANQAVHSVPDMLIAVGLIACVINFVGGKICYDCVDTNKFLRWKLLMLPYIICTFFFTLCVLVGALMCYTMHGELKESLALGLQDAIRFYKDTDTPGRCFLKSTVDLLQIQFQCCGNAGHRDWFQIQWISTRYLDMSKREVVDRLRSNVEGKYLVDGVPFSCCNINSPRPCIQYQITNNSAHFNYDYQTDELNLWSKGCHKALVEYFTYIMHSIGLIVLLIWLFELSVLTGVRYLQTALENVLLQEDPESESEGWLLENSFAETARSSFNIIKNLGKGNQIEAENGDPNVNKPSTAHYGPDNVPAKQIPVVS; this is encoded by the exons ATGGCTGTTCTACGAGTAAGATTCACTAAAGCCCAGAGGGACAGGCTTGCCCAAGTGCTGTGGTTGCTGAATTGGATCTCGGTGGTGACGGGCCTCATCCTGTTCAGTCTGGGACTTTTCCTAAAAGTGGAGATCAACAAAAGAAGGGAGCTAATGGCTAACCAGGCAGTTCATTCTGTACCAGATATGCTAATTGCAGTGGGGCTAATAGCCTGTGTGATCAATTTTGTTGGAGGAAAGATCTGTTATGACTGCGTAGACACCAACAAGTTCTTGCGCTGGAAGCTTTTGATGCTCCCTTATATAATTTGCACATTCTTCTTCACCCTATGTGTGCTGGTCGGAGCACTAATGTGCTACACCATGCATGGGGAACTGAAGGAATCCCTAGCACTGGGCCTACAAGACGCTATACGCTTCTATAAAGATACAGACACACCAGGCCGTTGCTTCCTTAAAAGCACTGTTGACCTGCTGCAGATCCAGTTCCAATGTTGCGGTAATGCAGGCCACAGGGACTGGTTCCAGATTCAGTGGATTAGCACTCGCTACCTGGACATGTCCAAGCGGGAAGTGGTGGA TCGTTTACGCAGCAACGTGGAAGGAAAGTACCTGGTTGATGGAGTACCTTTCAGTTGCTGTAACATCAACTCACCTCGACCATGCATTCAGTATCAGATCACCAACAACTCAGCCCACTTTAACTATGATTACCAGACAGATGAGCTCAACTTGTGGAGTAAAGGTTGTCACAAGGCTTTGGTGGAATACTTCACCTACATAATGCACTCAATCGGCCTGATTGTGCTTCTCATTTGGCTTTTTGAG CTTTCTGTGCTGACTGGTGTCCGTTACTTGCAAACAGCCCTGGAGAACGTCCTGCTTCAAGAAGACCCAGAGTCTGAATCAGAAGGATGGCTGCTGGAGAACAGCTTTGCAGAGACTGCACGATCTAGCTTCAACATCATAAAAAACCTGGGCAAGGGGAATCAGATTGAGGCTGAAAATGGGGACCCCAATGTAAACAAGCCATCAACAGCACACTATGGTCCTGATAATGTACCTGCAAAGCAAATACCTGTGGTCAGTTAA